A genomic window from Candidatus Poribacteria bacterium includes:
- a CDS encoding amidophosphoribosyltransferase, giving the protein MISSFDEDKPRDGCGVFGIYGHPDAAYLTYLGLYALQHRGQESAGIVTSDREKVYYHHGMGLVVNVFDDEMLAKLEGDIAIGHNRYSTAGSSSLQNAQPLVREIVGETLGIAHNGNLVNAPYLRRELENKGAIFTSSSDTEVIAHLIARSGQIFIEDRVLDALMQVRGAYSILFMTRNRMIAARDPWGFRPLWMGRLKDAVVFSSETCAFDVIDAEPEREIEPGEMIIVTPNRIRSVRFASEKHAFCIFEYIYLSRPDSVVFGEIVNQPRRRFGMQLAREHPAEADIVIPVPDSANIAALGYAQESGIPFEFGFYRNQYVGRTFIQPTQTSREKMVNIKLNPIRDVVSGKRVVVVDDSIMRGTSSRRIVKILRKGGAKEVHFRISSPPNMFPCFYGIDTPTRQELIASSHTVEEIRKYIRADTLGYLSVEGMLSCVKNPDEFCTACFNGRYPVEFTGQNIQQLSLEFTRGRKR; this is encoded by the coding sequence ATGATCTCCTCCTTTGACGAGGATAAACCCAGAGATGGTTGCGGTGTCTTCGGCATATATGGGCACCCCGATGCCGCCTATCTGACCTATTTGGGCCTTTATGCGTTGCAACATCGGGGTCAGGAGAGCGCCGGAATAGTCACGTCTGATAGGGAGAAGGTGTATTATCATCACGGGATGGGGTTGGTGGTGAACGTATTTGACGATGAGATGCTGGCCAAGCTCGAGGGGGATATAGCCATCGGCCACAACAGGTATTCCACCGCTGGCAGCAGTTCGCTTCAGAACGCCCAGCCTCTGGTGAGGGAGATCGTCGGGGAGACCTTAGGTATAGCCCATAACGGGAACCTCGTCAACGCTCCCTATCTGCGGCGAGAGCTTGAAAATAAGGGCGCCATCTTCACCAGCTCCTCTGACACCGAGGTCATCGCCCATCTGATCGCCCGATCCGGGCAGATCTTCATAGAGGACAGAGTGCTGGACGCCCTTATGCAGGTTCGAGGCGCCTATTCCATACTCTTCATGACGCGGAATAGGATGATAGCGGCGAGAGACCCCTGGGGGTTTCGCCCGCTATGGATGGGCAGGCTTAAAGATGCCGTGGTGTTCTCCTCCGAAACGTGCGCATTCGATGTGATCGACGCTGAGCCCGAAAGGGAGATCGAGCCGGGGGAGATGATCATAGTCACGCCCAATAGAATCAGATCTGTGAGGTTCGCCTCTGAGAAACATGCCTTCTGTATATTCGAATATATATATCTATCCAGGCCAGATAGCGTGGTGTTCGGCGAGATCGTCAATCAACCCAGACGTCGTTTCGGCATGCAATTGGCCCGGGAGCATCCCGCGGAGGCCGATATCGTCATACCGGTGCCCGATTCGGCCAACATCGCCGCTCTGGGATATGCCCAGGAATCGGGTATACCGTTCGAGTTCGGGTTCTACAGAAATCAATACGTCGGCAGGACCTTCATCCAGCCAACTCAGACCTCACGCGAGAAGATGGTCAACATTAAGCTTAACCCGATCAGAGATGTGGTATCGGGCAAGAGGGTCGTGGTTGTGGACGATTCGATAATGAGGGGAACGAGCTCACGCAGGATAGTCAAGATCCTCAGAAAGGGAGGGGCGAAGGAGGTGCATTTCAGGATATCCTCGCCGCCGAATATGTTCCCCTGTTTCTACGGCATAGATACCCCCACGAGGCAGGAGCTTATCGCCAGCAGCCATACGGTCGAGGAGATAAGGAAATACATAAGGGCCGACACATTGGGATATCTGAGCGTCGAAGGGATGCTCAGCTGCGTCAAAAATCCTGATGAATTTTGTACCGCTTGCTTTAACGGGAGATATCCCGTCGAATTCACAGGTCAGAACATCCAACAGTTGAGCTTGGAATTTACCAGAGGAAGAAAGAGGTGA
- a CDS encoding T9SS type A sorting domain-containing protein, translating into MRSKPSVAGFFITTSSRLTIFSAVSLVLAISPCLAEFPLFSEGKPTFEVVIGGNPSSTEEFAAEEIAFFAQRMCGVRPEIVPEGSAPPSKAIIVGTPESSLLICGVSGFLHLDRLRKDEGYVVRISPERIYIGSKSARGVLYGAYELIERMISKATGMKVVSLDFRIPRVGFLSLNDRTISSEPYFPIRATLDPEDADWLARHRVNFSLAEGVWSGTGVDDGIASAFKYVLAPRFDEYQDEPWLARWERVNRLTERFRQLKRRGIEPYLFMYLMGEPTKALIRNHPELLGQSLPGDSFDRTMPYHPLCWSNPKLRKLLRDLIKEIVRTYPDLAGIHLRAWGTETRPCRCPKCLGREGELLWEIIFDLIDAARSVRPDIKFCISGYEGKWLKDPDGIYLSKLPPRTIILKKWGLDGEPTDDPEIPEDLIGRFDNGKHLVVISHDVEEVMPFWMFEGDLFASGVRRYLGGVYEGKLGGFTLQGGVGLGILDKIISAALNWSPDLDYLSLARNYLASIYGVSPALHILKALQADEHALSSYFSDFCGTLSITGGYGNGSRGFATRLWDLVGEKAVKDTLSIPSREKAEFAVGRLTSLLPQIQLSANEMALAVEESRGVSREGGLWLEDALHMMRFWNEFFEGRLSLAEAVQMGFESKSSDRIADKLNSAVEHSRAMKIEVNEINQFVKVFSYTDQYCRDSLSKKLDEEVSFIEIFDPRKLVRMGEGSAMHEDHGELKIEELMNVPNPCKDRTTFIWVLSGEGDEAEISIYTLTGRRSMRFDHLEAQKGRNELLVHIDLPNGIYLYKLTVRDGSKRVNRVGKLAVLR; encoded by the coding sequence ATGAGATCGAAACCATCTGTCGCCGGCTTCTTTATAACGACGTCATCGAGACTCACGATCTTTTCGGCGGTTAGCCTTGTCCTCGCCATATCACCCTGTCTGGCGGAATTCCCCCTCTTTTCGGAGGGGAAGCCCACCTTCGAGGTGGTGATCGGGGGTAACCCTTCATCAACGGAGGAGTTCGCCGCCGAAGAGATCGCTTTTTTCGCGCAGAGGATGTGCGGGGTGAGGCCTGAGATCGTCCCTGAGGGGTCAGCCCCGCCGTCAAAGGCCATCATCGTAGGCACGCCCGAAAGCTCTCTCCTGATCTGTGGTGTCTCCGGATTCCTTCATCTGGATCGCCTTAGGAAGGATGAGGGATATGTGGTTAGGATATCGCCGGAGAGGATCTACATAGGGTCGAAATCCGCCCGCGGCGTGCTTTACGGCGCCTATGAGCTTATCGAGAGGATGATCTCAAAGGCGACCGGCATGAAGGTGGTGAGTCTGGATTTCCGAATCCCTCGCGTCGGATTTCTGTCCCTGAACGATCGAACGATCAGCTCAGAGCCGTATTTTCCCATAAGGGCGACCCTTGATCCTGAAGATGCGGATTGGCTCGCCAGACACAGGGTGAATTTCAGCTTGGCTGAGGGCGTCTGGTCCGGAACGGGGGTTGACGACGGAATCGCGAGCGCCTTCAAGTATGTCCTTGCCCCGAGATTCGATGAGTATCAGGACGAGCCGTGGCTTGCCAGATGGGAGCGGGTGAATAGACTGACGGAGAGGTTTCGACAGCTCAAGCGCCGCGGGATAGAACCGTATCTTTTCATGTATCTCATGGGCGAGCCGACAAAGGCGCTCATAAGGAATCATCCTGAACTGCTCGGCCAGTCCCTCCCAGGGGATTCATTCGATCGAACCATGCCCTATCACCCGCTCTGCTGGTCGAATCCGAAGCTCAGGAAACTGTTGAGGGATCTGATCAAGGAGATCGTCAGGACGTATCCGGATCTGGCGGGCATACATCTGAGGGCGTGGGGTACCGAGACGAGGCCGTGCAGATGTCCGAAATGTCTGGGACGGGAGGGGGAACTGCTCTGGGAGATCATATTCGACCTCATAGATGCGGCAAGGTCTGTCAGACCAGATATAAAGTTCTGCATATCGGGATACGAAGGCAAATGGCTGAAGGATCCGGACGGCATATATCTCTCCAAGTTACCCCCCAGAACGATAATCCTCAAGAAATGGGGATTGGATGGCGAACCGACCGACGATCCTGAGATACCGGAGGATCTGATAGGGAGGTTTGATAACGGGAAGCATCTAGTGGTGATCTCACACGATGTGGAGGAGGTTATGCCGTTCTGGATGTTCGAGGGGGATCTGTTCGCATCTGGAGTGAGAAGGTATCTAGGAGGGGTTTATGAGGGAAAGCTGGGAGGTTTTACGCTGCAGGGCGGGGTGGGGCTGGGAATCCTGGATAAGATCATAAGCGCGGCCCTCAACTGGTCGCCCGATCTGGATTACCTTTCGCTGGCGCGTAATTATCTCGCCTCGATCTACGGCGTCTCTCCCGCCCTGCATATACTGAAAGCGCTTCAGGCCGACGAACACGCTCTCTCCAGTTATTTCTCGGATTTCTGCGGCACTCTATCGATCACCGGCGGATACGGCAACGGATCGAGGGGGTTCGCCACCAGGTTGTGGGATCTGGTGGGTGAGAAGGCTGTGAAGGACACCCTGTCCATTCCGTCAAGGGAGAAGGCCGAATTCGCCGTCGGGAGATTGACCTCGCTGCTGCCTCAGATCCAGCTTTCGGCGAACGAGATGGCGTTGGCCGTGGAGGAGTCCAGGGGGGTGAGTCGAGAGGGCGGTTTGTGGCTGGAGGATGCCCTGCACATGATGCGGTTCTGGAATGAGTTCTTCGAGGGCAGGCTTTCCCTCGCAGAAGCCGTGCAGATGGGATTCGAATCCAAATCCTCAGACCGGATCGCCGATAAGCTCAACTCAGCCGTAGAGCACTCCAGGGCGATGAAGATCGAGGTGAACGAGATAAACCAGTTCGTGAAGGTCTTCAGTTACACCGATCAATACTGCAGGGATTCCCTCTCGAAGAAGCTGGATGAGGAGGTGAGCTTTATCGAGATCTTCGACCCTCGGAAGCTGGTGCGAATGGGGGAAGGCTCAGCCATGCATGAGGATCATGGGGAGTTGAAGATAGAGGAGCTGATGAACGTGCCCAATCCCTGTAAGGATCGGACGACTTTCATATGGGTGCTCTCCGGTGAGGGCGATGAGGCGGAGATATCGATCTACACGCTCACAGGTAGGAGAAGTATGAGATTCGACCATCTTGAGGCGCAAAAGGGCCGAAACGAGCTGCTCGTTCACATCGACCTGCCCAACGGCATTTATCTCTATAAACTCACGGTCAGAGATGGGTCGAAAAGGGTAAATCGGGTTGGAAAGCTGGCCGTGCTGAGATAG
- a CDS encoding phosphoribosylformylglycinamidine synthase subunit PurS, with protein sequence MRWRIEVGYREGIFDALGHLTVQDIRDLGITGVSEVRTGGIYWIEGDLSEGEVHRICRELLADPITQEYEFYPADFPPSLPPNAWVVEVRYRPGVTDAVGDSVVKGVRDMGIDSIRRARTGRKYIIRGNLSKDEIETICRRLLYNDVIETHDLFGG encoded by the coding sequence GTGAGATGGAGGATCGAGGTGGGATATAGGGAGGGCATATTCGATGCCCTCGGACATCTTACCGTGCAGGATATCCGCGATCTCGGGATAACCGGGGTCAGTGAGGTCAGAACGGGAGGGATATACTGGATCGAAGGGGACCTTTCCGAGGGTGAGGTTCACCGTATATGTCGTGAGCTGTTAGCGGATCCGATCACGCAGGAGTATGAGTTTTATCCGGCCGATTTCCCTCCTTCTCTCCCGCCCAATGCATGGGTCGTTGAGGTGAGATACAGGCCCGGCGTCACGGATGCGGTCGGCGACAGCGTCGTGAAGGGCGTTCGTGACATGGGCATAGATTCGATCCGCCGGGCGCGGACCGGTAGGAAATATATCATCAGGGGCAATCTATCTAAGGATGAGATCGAAACCATCTGTCGCCGGCTTCTTTATAACGACGTCATCGAGACTCACGATCTTTTCGGCGGTTAG